A stretch of Physeter macrocephalus isolate SW-GA chromosome 6, ASM283717v5, whole genome shotgun sequence DNA encodes these proteins:
- the KCNJ4 gene encoding inward rectifier potassium channel 4 produces the protein MHGHSRNGQAHVPRRKRRNRFVKKNGQCNVYFANLSNKSQRYMADIFTTCVDTRWRYMLMIFSAAFLVSWLFFGLLFWCIAFFHGDLEAGPAGAVAGAPVAGGGGAAPAAPKPCIMHVNGFLGAFLFSVETQTTIGYGFRCVTEECPLAVIAVVVQSIVGCVIDSFMIGTIMAKMARPKKRAQTLLFSHHAVISVRDGKLCLMWRVGNLRKSHIVEAHVRAQLIKPYMTQEGEYLPLDQRDLNVGYDIGLDRIFLVSPIIIVHEIDEDSPLYGMGKEELESEDFEIVVILEGMVEATAMTTQARSSYLASEILWGHRFEPVVFEEKSHYKVDYSRFHKTYEVAGTPCCSARELQESKITVLPAPPPPPSAFCYENELALMSQEEEEMEEEAVAAAAVAAGLGLEAGSKEEAGIIRMLEFGSHLDLERMQATLPLDNISYRRESAI, from the coding sequence ATGCACGGGCACAGCCGCAACGGGCAGGCCCACGTGCCCCGGCGGAAACGCCGCAACCGCTTCGTCAAGAAGAACGGCCAATGCAACGTCTACTTCGCCAACCTGAGCAACAAGTCGCAGCGCTACATGGCGGACATCTTCACCACCTGCGTGGACACACGCTGGCGCTACATGCTGATGATCTTTTCCGCGGCCTTCCTTGTCTCCTGGCTCTTTTTTGGCCTCCTCTTCTGGTGCATCGCCTTCTTCCACGGTGACCTGGAGGCCGGCCCGGCGGGGGCCGTGGCGGGGGCCCCCGTGGCGGGAGGCGGCGGGGCGGCCCCGGCGGCCCCCAAGCCCTGCATCATGCACGTGAACGGCTTCCTGGGTGCCTTCCTGTTCTCCGTGGAGACGCAGACAACCATCGGCTACGGGTTCCGATGCGTGACGGAGGAGTGCCCGCTGGCGGTCATCGCCGTGGTGGTCCAGTCCATCGTGGGCTGCGTCATCGACTCCTTCATGATCGGCACCATCATGGCCAAGATGGCCCGGCCCAAGAAGCGGGCGCAGACGCTGCTGTTCAGCCACCACGCGGTCATCTCGGTGCGCGACGGCAAGCTCTGCCTGATGTGGCGCGTGGGCAACCTGCGCAAGAGCCACATCGTGGAGGCCCACGTGCGGGCCCAGCTCATCAAGCCCTACATGACCCAGGAGGGCGAGTACCTGCCGCTGGACCAGCGGGACCTCAACGTGGGCTACGACATCGGCCTGGACCGCATCTTCCTGGTGTCGCCCATCATCATCGTCCACGAGATCGACGAGGACAGCCCGCTCTACGGCATGGGCAAGGAGGAGCTGGAGTCGGAGGACTTTGAGATCGTGGTCATCCTGGAGGGCATGGTGGAGGCCACCGCCATGACCACCCAGGCCCGCAGCTCCTACCTGGCCAGCGAGATCCTCTGGGGCCACCGCTTCGAGCCCGTGGTCTTTGAGGAGAAGAGCCATTACAAGGTGGACTACTCGCGCTTCCACAAGACCTATGAGGTGGCCGGCACGCCCTGCTGCTCCGCCCGGGAGCTGCAGGAGAGCAAGATCACCGTGCTGCCCGCCCCACCGCCCCCTCCCAGTGCCTTCTGCTACGAGAACGAGCTGGCCCTCATgagccaggaggaagaggagatggaggaggaggccGTGGCCGCTGCCGCCGTGGCCGCGGGCCTGGGCCTGGAGGCAGGCTCCAAGGAGGAGGCGGGCATCATCCGGATGCTGGAGTTTGGCAGCCACCTGGATCTGGAGCGCATGCAAGCCACCCTCCCGCTGGACAACATCTCCTACCGCAGGGAGTCCGCCATCTGA